The following are from one region of the Pocillopora verrucosa isolate sample1 chromosome 3, ASM3666991v2, whole genome shotgun sequence genome:
- the LOC131774081 gene encoding G-protein coupled receptor 12-like, producing the protein MVEGNSVYQNITRNASVLPRSTNQKCFFLDPLNDYKPGELLYVESVVTTAINFFCSFIATSGNAVIILTFLKSDNLRSQSHLLLWCLAFADFLTGLIVQPFYGAYKIAYLFGHTSASCTCRVITEIVAWFSAAVSCALFAAITGERYLALHYHLRYNELVTTRKIQMYLVHLVIGTGVLSLSRFAVKNVKIFLYINIVGLLLSVFTLLISFWKIYKQVRRHFLQIQAQSSVSTGRQPIDVQRFKRTVINMAYVSGLYMVSYLPFTCVLFAYVYVGFTSEVEAFYDITRTLAFLPSSWNPFLYFWKMHELRAAVKSVIGKDSAPLTEVMEL; encoded by the coding sequence ATGGTGGAGGGAAATTCTGTTTACCAGAATATTACCAGAAACGCAAGCGTTTTACCAAGGTCAACAAAccagaaatgtttctttctggACCCGCTGAACGATTATAAACCAGGTGAACTTCTGTATGTGGAATCAGTGGTTACTACAgcgataaattttttttgctcgtTTATAGCTACTTCGGGAAATGCAGTTATCATTCTCACTTTCTTAAAATCAGACAATCTACGCTCGCAATCTCATTTGCTTCTGTGGTGCCTGGCTTTTGCTGACTTTCTCACTGGACTAATTGTTCAGCCGTTTTACGGAGCCTACAAGATAGCGTATCTTTTCGGACATACCTCTGCCTCGTGCACTTGCAGGGTCATTACAGAGATAGTCGCCTGGTTTTCGGCTGCGGTTTCGTGTGCGTTATTCGCCGCTATTACCGGAGAGCGCTACCTCGCGCTTCACTACCACCTCAGGTACAACGAGCTAGTCACCACGCGAAAGATTCAGATGTATCTTGTCCATCTCGTGATTGGTACAGGAGTTCTAAGCCTTTCAAGATTCGCCGTGAAGAATGTAAAAATATTCTTGTACATCAATATCGTTGGTTTGCTGCTTTCAGTTTTTACTTTGTTGATATCTTTCTGGAAAATTTACAAACAGGTTCGCCGACATTTCCTTCAGATACAAGCGCAAAGTTCCGTGAGTACAGGACGCCAACCCATCGATGTTCAGAGGTTTAAAAGAACCGTCATCAATATGGCGTATGTTTCCGGTTTGTACATGGTATCATACCTTCCTTTTACGTGTGTTCTATTTGCGTATGTGTACGTGGGTTTCACGAGCGAAGTCGAGGCGTTTTATGACATCACTCGTACCTTAGCTTTTCTGCCTTCCTCGTGGAAtccttttctctatttttgGAAAATGCACGAGTTACGAGCTGCGGTGAAAAGTGTGATCGGAAAGGATTCTGCGCCACTTACTGAGGTCATGGAGTTGTGA
- the LOC131774084 gene encoding uncharacterized protein has product MSNLFSLIAVFLFTFEIVWTLRVPRSTYAGRQLLVGYWGQNGAGPANGPANYEKSLLEVCRTTKYDILAVSFVIVFFDPRNKGLPALNFAYHCETSVSPEYPFLLRCPKIEEGILECQKRGKKVLMSIGGATGDGTLPSAYKARELARTLSDLFLAVGNRYQDLRPFGSAVMDGIDLDIEGGDKKHYGEFIQELRTLMDNDQSKGYLITGAPQCPYPDHFLGPGPGTGLEEAGHLVDHLYIQFYNNYCHTGAGDWFADTLNKWLKFASGKTPQGPLIFIGLPAATKGASGAHFYRPPAELAKMYQAVKNLPGIGGIMLWDVSWDQNNVISGQRYSEYAFKELDGAIVPPVTTLAPPPPVSTQAPPPPPVSTQAPPPPPPVTTQAPPPPTGPFSCESADDGIYPDPSDCSKYIQCFGGRQFNQSCPGGLLFNPETKACDWPQNVQC; this is encoded by the exons ATGAGTAACCTTTTTTCGTTAATTGCGGTTTTCCTTTTCACCTTTGAAATAGTTTGGACACTTAGAG TCCCTCGCTCGACGTACGCCGGCCGCCAGCTGCTCGTAGGATACTGGGGACAAAACGGAGCAGGACCCGCAAATGGCCCAGCAAACTACGAAAAGTCGCTGCTTGAAGTGTGCAGGACAACAAAATACGACATCTTAGCTGTGTCTTTTGTCATTGTCTTCTTTGACCCaagaaacaaag GTCTTCCAGCACTGAACTTTGCTTATCACTGCGAGACATCCGTTTCTCCAGAGTATCCTTTCCTGTTGAGATGTCCAAAAATAGAAGAAGGGATATTAGAATGTcagaaaagaggaaagaaggtCTTGATGTCTATAGGTGGTGCCACAGGTGATGGAACTCTACCCTCCGCTTACAAGGCCAGAGAACTTGCCAGAACTCTGTCCGATTTGTTCTTAGCTGTGGGAAATCGCTACCAAGATTTGAGACCTTTTGGAAG TGCTGTCATGGACGGTATTGATCTTGACATCGAGGGAGGAGACAAGAAACACTACGGGGAGTTTATTCAGGAATTGCGAACGCTCATGGACAACGACCAATCAAAGGGTTATCTGATCACAGGCGCGCCTCAGTGCCCATATCCCGACCACTTCCTAGGACCTGGGCCGGGGACTG GCCTGGAGGAAGCCGGTCATCTCGTGGACCATCTTTACattcagttctacaacaatTACTGTCACACCGGGGCTGGTGACTGGTTCGCTGACACTCTGAATAAATGGCTTAAGTTTGCTAGTGGTAAGACCCCACAGGGACCCTTGATTTTTATCGGTCTCCCTGCGGCCACAAAGGGCGCCAGTGGTGCACATTTTTACAGACCACCAGCTGAGCTGGCGAAGATGTATCAG GCCGTCAAAAATCTGCCAGGCATCGGTGGAATAATGCTCTGGGACGTATCCTGGGATCAAAACAATGTCATCAGCGGACAACGATACTCTGAGTATGCTTTTAAGGAGCTTGACGGCGCTATCGTGCCTCCAGTAACAACTCTGGCACCTCCTCCGCCAGTTAGTACACAGGCTCCTCCTCCTCCGCCAGTCAGTACTCAggcccctcctcctcccccgcCAGTAACAACTCAAGCACCTCCCCCACCGACTG GTCCGTTCTCCTGTGAGAGCGCTGATGACGGTATTTACCCAGACCCCAGTGATTGCTCCAAGTACATCCAATGTTTTGGTGGTCGACAGTTTAACCAGTCGTGTCCAGGAGGTCTTCTGTTTAACCCAGAAACAAAAGCGTGTGATTGGCCGCAAAACGTGCAGTGCTGA
- the LOC131785406 gene encoding receptor-type tyrosine-protein phosphatase delta-like isoform X2 yields MLKYLVFLKLVLVFVQHKLIFAIQPTTKNNHVLAGHVFQAFTATDWFNCLQTCHDDPRCFSYNYQRSAEANGLCELNDCGVEDFCDREGSLFHSPGFVFQQIRTSKTDECAASEKENICALNDSVPTIPPQNVKEVNKTITSLFITWDVVPTNQNLELIPEYKVIYSLKSGKKDIHGSEVTASTVYINLTGLKIHRKYNITVLAFNQCGDGPSSAMLSAKTDEDRPKAAPQNLSAERKNSTSILVSWDRVPNGKRDGTIISYRVNYTRSKEGAKRMSKEVDKAKRLLLLTNLEADSEYEITVSASTSKGYGPASEPVKFHGTDWFNCLQACHDEPSCVSYSYQRSENANGLCELNDCGFEDLCNRDKFLTYSKGFVFQQIKTIIKKVNGCLPSHGKNSCISDRSGPKVAPPNISAVRVNSSCVLVSWERIPDGKRRGLIQKYRVNITSKIPNETTSREVQAPTQYLEIVGINVDSKFTITVEAANSKGFGPVSEPVNITAVP; encoded by the exons ATGCTCAAATACTTGGTATTTCTCaagttggttttagtttttgttcAGCACAAACTGATATTTGCAATTCAGCCCACCACAAAGAACAACCATGTTTTAGCCGGCCATGTTTTTCAAGCCTTTACTGCAACAGACTGGTTCAACTGTCTACAAACCTGCCATGATGATCCAAGATGCTTCTCGTACAACTACCAGAGATCGGCAGAAGCCAACGGTCTGTGTGAATTGAATGACTGTGGAGTTGAAGACTTTTGCGACAGAGAAGGGTCTCTCTTTCACTCCCCAGGATTTGTGTTTCAGCAGATAAGGACGAGTAAA ACTGACGAGTGTGCCGCTTCAGAGAAGGAAAACATCTGCGCATTGAATGACTCAG TTCCCACGATTCCGCCTCAAAATGTTAAAGAGGTGAACAAGACGATAACCAGTCTTTTCATCACGTGGGATGTTGtaccaaccaatcagaatctCGAACTGATCCCAGAATATAAAGTGATTTACTCCTTAAAGTCCGGTAAGAAGGACATTCATGGGAGTGAGGTTACAGCTTCCACGGTTTATATCAACCTTACAGGGTTAAAAATACACAGAAAGTACAACATAACAGTGTTAGCATTCAATCAATGTGGGGATGGTCCTTCCAGCGCGATGCTTTCAGCAAAGACAGACGAAGACA GACCCAAAGCAGCACCCCAAAATTTATCAGCTGAGAGAAAGAACTCAACAAGCATATTGGTCAGTTGGGATAGAGTACCAAATGGTAAACGAGATGGGACAATCATAAGTTACAGGGTGAATTATACCCGATCAAAGGAGGGAGCAAAAAGAATGAGTAAAGAAGTAGACAAAGCAAAGCGGTTACTCTTGTTGACAAACTTAGAGGCGGATTCAGAATACGAAATAACAGTGTCGGCGTCAACTAGTAAAGGGTACGGACCGGCCAGTGAACCTGTTAAG TTTCACGGCACAGACTGGTTCAACTGTCTTCAAGCTTGTCACGATGAACCAAGTTGCGTCTCGTACAGCTACCAGAGGTCTGAAAACGCTAACGGTCTGTGTGAATTGAATGATTGTGGATTTGAAGACTTGTGCAACAGAGATAAGTTCCTTACTTACTCGAAGGGCTTCGTTTTCCAGCagataaaaacaattataaagaAG GTTAACGGGTGTTTACCTTCCCACGGTAAAAACAGTTGCATTTCGGATAGATCAG GGCCTAAGGTGGCGCCTCCAAATATTAGCGCAGTGAGAGTGAATTCGTCCTGTGTACTGGTCTCCTGGGAAAGGATACCCGATGGTAAACGACGGGGCTTGATACAGAAATACAGAGTAAATATTACATCAAAGATCCCCAACGAAACAACAAGTCGCGAAGTACAAGCGCCAACACAGTATCTGGAGATCGTTGGCATAAACGTGgactcaaaatttaccattactGTGGAGGCTGCGAATAGCAAAGGATTTGGACCAGTTAGTGAGCCTGTTAATATAACTGCTGTTCCGTAA
- the LOC131785406 gene encoding protein sidekick-1-like isoform X1 has protein sequence MLKYLVFLKLVLVFVQHKLIFAIQPTTKNNHVLAGHVFQAFTATDWFNCLQTCHDDPRCFSYNYQRSAEANGLCELNDCGVEDFCDREGSLFHSPGFVFQQIRTSKTDECAASEKENICALNDSVPTIPPQNVKEVNKTITSLFITWDVVPTNQNLELIPEYKVIYSLKSGKKDIHGSEVTASTVYINLTGLKIHRKYNITVLAFNQCGDGPSSAMLSAKTDEDRPKAAPQNLSAERKNSTSILVSWDRVPNGKRDGTIISYRVNYTRSKEGAKRMSKEVDKAKRLLLLTNLEADSEYEITVSASTSKGYGPASEPVKFHGTDWFNCLQACHDEPSCVSYSYQRSENANGLCELNDCGFEDLCNRDKFLTYSKGFVFQQIKTIIKKVNGCLPSHGKNSCISDRSVPRTSPKNVTMVNKTYKSIFITWDAVPTNQTNDEIVGYEVEYSIIEEGQPAWEKRKVFSVPDVHFNLTGLIVNRRYEIKVRAYNQCGNGPSSEVLWVKTDERRPKVAPPNISAVRVNSSCVLVSWERIPDGKRRGLIQKYRVNITSKIPNETTSREVQAPTQYLEIVGINVDSKFTITVEAANSKGFGPVSEPVNITAVP, from the exons ATGCTCAAATACTTGGTATTTCTCaagttggttttagtttttgttcAGCACAAACTGATATTTGCAATTCAGCCCACCACAAAGAACAACCATGTTTTAGCCGGCCATGTTTTTCAAGCCTTTACTGCAACAGACTGGTTCAACTGTCTACAAACCTGCCATGATGATCCAAGATGCTTCTCGTACAACTACCAGAGATCGGCAGAAGCCAACGGTCTGTGTGAATTGAATGACTGTGGAGTTGAAGACTTTTGCGACAGAGAAGGGTCTCTCTTTCACTCCCCAGGATTTGTGTTTCAGCAGATAAGGACGAGTAAA ACTGACGAGTGTGCCGCTTCAGAGAAGGAAAACATCTGCGCATTGAATGACTCAG TTCCCACGATTCCGCCTCAAAATGTTAAAGAGGTGAACAAGACGATAACCAGTCTTTTCATCACGTGGGATGTTGtaccaaccaatcagaatctCGAACTGATCCCAGAATATAAAGTGATTTACTCCTTAAAGTCCGGTAAGAAGGACATTCATGGGAGTGAGGTTACAGCTTCCACGGTTTATATCAACCTTACAGGGTTAAAAATACACAGAAAGTACAACATAACAGTGTTAGCATTCAATCAATGTGGGGATGGTCCTTCCAGCGCGATGCTTTCAGCAAAGACAGACGAAGACA GACCCAAAGCAGCACCCCAAAATTTATCAGCTGAGAGAAAGAACTCAACAAGCATATTGGTCAGTTGGGATAGAGTACCAAATGGTAAACGAGATGGGACAATCATAAGTTACAGGGTGAATTATACCCGATCAAAGGAGGGAGCAAAAAGAATGAGTAAAGAAGTAGACAAAGCAAAGCGGTTACTCTTGTTGACAAACTTAGAGGCGGATTCAGAATACGAAATAACAGTGTCGGCGTCAACTAGTAAAGGGTACGGACCGGCCAGTGAACCTGTTAAG TTTCACGGCACAGACTGGTTCAACTGTCTTCAAGCTTGTCACGATGAACCAAGTTGCGTCTCGTACAGCTACCAGAGGTCTGAAAACGCTAACGGTCTGTGTGAATTGAATGATTGTGGATTTGAAGACTTGTGCAACAGAGATAAGTTCCTTACTTACTCGAAGGGCTTCGTTTTCCAGCagataaaaacaattataaagaAG GTTAACGGGTGTTTACCTTCCCACGGTAAAAACAGTTGCATTTCGGATAGATCAG TTCCCAGGACTTCTCCAAAAAATGTCACGATGGTAAACAAAACGTACAAGAGCATTTTTATCACATGGGATGCTGTGCCAACGAATCAGACAAATGACGAAATTGTCGGATATGAAGTAGAATATTCGATAATAGAAGAAGGTCAACCGGCAtgggagaaaagaaaagtgtttAGTGTTCCCGACGTACATTTCAACCTTACAGGATTAATTGTGAACAGAAGGTACGAAATCAAAGTGCGGGCCTACAACCAGTGTGGGAATGGTCCGTCAAGTGAGGTCCTCTGGGTTAAAACAGACGAGAGAA GGCCTAAGGTGGCGCCTCCAAATATTAGCGCAGTGAGAGTGAATTCGTCCTGTGTACTGGTCTCCTGGGAAAGGATACCCGATGGTAAACGACGGGGCTTGATACAGAAATACAGAGTAAATATTACATCAAAGATCCCCAACGAAACAACAAGTCGCGAAGTACAAGCGCCAACACAGTATCTGGAGATCGTTGGCATAAACGTGgactcaaaatttaccattactGTGGAGGCTGCGAATAGCAAAGGATTTGGACCAGTTAGTGAGCCTGTTAATATAACTGCTGTTCCGTAA
- the LOC136279890 gene encoding receptor-type tyrosine-protein phosphatase S-like, whose product MLKYLVFLKLVLVFAQHKLIFAIQPITQNDHVLTDRVFQAFTATDWFNCLQTCHDDPRCISYNYQRSAEANGLCELNDCGVEDFCYREGSIVYSPGFVFQQIRTSKTDECAASQKENICALNDSVPTIPPQNVKEVNKTITSLFITWDVVPTNQNLELIPEYKVIYSLKSGKKDIHGSEVTASTVYINLTGLKIHRRYNITVLAFNQCGDGPSSAMLSAKTDEDRPKAAPQNLSAERKNSTSILVSWDRVPNGKRDGTIISYRVNYTRSKLGARTMSEKVDKAKRLLLLTNLEADPEYTITVSASTSKGYGPASKPVKVKLNMLSNT is encoded by the exons ATGCTCAAATACTTGGTATTTCTCaagttggttttggtttttgctCAGCACAAACTGATATTTGCAATTCAGCCCATCACACAGAACGACCATGTTTTAACCGACCGTGTTTTTCAAGCCTTTACTGCAACAGACTGGTTCAACTGTCTACAAACCTGTCATGATGATCCAAGGTGCATCTCGTACAACTACCAGAGATCGGCAGAAGCCAACGGTCTGTGTGAATTGAATGACTGTGGAGTTGAAGACTTTTGCTACAGAGAAGGGTCTATCGTTTACTCTCCAGGATTTGTGTTTCAGCAGATAAGGACGAGTAAA ACTGACGAGTGTGCCGCTTCACAGAAGGAAAACATCTGCGCACTGAATGACTCAG TTCCCACGATTCCGCCTCAAAATGTTAAAGAGGTGAACAAGACGATAACCAGTCTTTTCATCACGTGGGATGTTGtaccaaccaatcagaatctCGAACTGATCCCAGAATATAAAGTGATTTACTCCTTAAAGTCCGGTAAGAAGGACATTCATGGGAGTGAGGTTACAGCTTCCACGGTTTATATCAACCTTACAGGATTAAAAATACACAGAAGGTACAACATAACAGTGTTAGCATTCAATCAATGTGGGGATGGTCCTTCCAGCGCGATGCTTTCAGCAAAGACAGACGAAGACA GACCCAAAGCAGCACCTCAAAATTTATCAGCTGAGAGAAAGAACTCAACAAGCATATTGGTCAGTTGGGATAGAGTACCAAATGGTAAACGAGATGGGACAATCATAAGTTACAGAGTGAATTATACCCGATCAAAGCTGGGAGCGAGAACAATGAGTGAAAAAGTAGACAAAGCAAAGCGGTTACTCTTGTTGACAAACTTAGAGGCGGATCCAGAATACACAATAACAGTGTCGGCGTCAACTAGCAAAGGGTACGGACCGGCCAGTAAACCTGTTAAGGTGAAACTGAATATGTTAAGTAACACTTAG